The sequence below is a genomic window from Drosophila gunungcola strain Sukarami chromosome 2L unlocalized genomic scaffold, Dgunungcola_SK_2 000007F, whole genome shotgun sequence.
CTCCACGATTTCCAGCGGGTTTCCAAATGTCAGGCGTTGCATATTGTCCACGCACAGTGCCATGCAGCCCTTGGCTGAAAGGAGAGTGGCAAGAATTGAAAAGTGGAATCATTAGATACTATTAATGTTTACCCTTGCAACGCTATTATAGTTTTAGGGAATAGCGTTAGTTTTTTAACACCACACTTACAATGTATGTAGCTAACGACGGCGTCAGTCAGGCCGTTCCTTGATATTGTCGTCAGGATCTCAGCCGCATTCTTGCGCCACACAATGTTGTGGATGGGACATGGCGACGTGATGGCCGAGAACAGTAGCGTCAAGTCGTCCATGCGGGCCAGCTCCTCGGCGGGATAGGGGTACGAGCAGAGCTTCACCAGCAGCTGCACGAACACCTTCTGCAGGAGGGTGCGCCTTTCGTGGGCGTTAAACTCACTTGCTGCCCCTCCTTCTGCAGCTGGCTCATCGTCCTCAACCACTGGCAGGTCGAAGAACAGATACAAGCACTTCACAAGAGTCGAGGGAACCGCTGCGGCAGTCATCACCTAGAATGACAGCAAGCTCATTTTACTGGGTGCTTATTTACAAGGGAAAAATCTATTTCAGCCTTATTTAGGGTTTTCAAATACCCCTGTATAATGGGGGTTAAATTACCGCGCCATCTGCGGAAGAATTTAAACTAATGCtcataacttctaaaataacagtttgaaaaattgaaCCATTTTTGTATGAGTCGACAGATATTGACTGTGACGGACAAGTCTCTGGCTTTTATAGTTTACGAGATTccacatggctagatcgactcggctattgatcctgaacacgaatatatatactttattgggACGGAAACGCTTCCGTGTGCAAATTATCTGGAGGTCAAAGCAACTGATCAAATAATCTAATATGAATCTACTTAAGGGGAATAGGGTTTTAAAGGCGAAAAACgcatatttttatgatttttttgcgGCGAcatctatattattttttttaagtttaattacaTATTATACCCCTTTTAAAGAATgtaagaaacatttttcatagaaaaataatgaaaaataagcATGGTCACCAGCCATGCATTTTCGGAGGCGCCATGAAAAAAAGTTGGTTTGCGGTGAACATCATAACTCGTGACCgcattatcaaaaaaaatttaatttagttgcGTTTTAAAGCTGATAAATTTTTCGAGGTCATTTTTTGAAGTGAATAACGCGATTTTAGCTAAAATCGcgttaaatttgttattaaaaaatagaaaaaccaaaacttttaaaactctTTGTGATTACCTGCTCACTTATGTGAAGAAGCAAtgttcaaattttgaaaaggatCGGTTGAAAAAATCGGTTGACAGCACGAACGGTCGCTTGAAGCGCTGCAACTCCGTTAGTTTTACTCGGattgatttgaaatttgtaCAGATTCGCAACACGTTGTtgattcagaaaaaaatatattagaaTTGTGTTTCCCTTAATAAGAAAAAGTATTACATTTCCTGTAATTGATAAGCAAACCAAATGTGGTGGGAAACCTCAAGTTCTTCATTCAGTATTTTTTCGACTTTATGATGAGCTAGCCGTTTTTAAGACGATTTAGACACCACAATGAGTTGATATGAGTTGCAAATATTGTTGTGtttgccaaaattaatttaagttgtCTTGTTAAAGTGCTGGCTTATAAGcctgaaaaaaaatcaagggCTCGACAAAATTTGCTATACGCCCCGCGCAGTCTTTACCGAAAATGTAACtgtcaacatttttaatgttgttttCAATCCCACAAAAAATTGTGATCACAAATTTGCACTTCACTTGTTTTTCTTAGGTTCTTTCAAACAATTTAGGGACTTTAGTTCCCCCAAGAAAGGCTAAGTCAACACCCGATTTTTGACATGATTCTTCTGAGTCACAACATTTTGGAACACAGGCCAACACAAAATCCCAACTATTTGCTGCTTGCCGTGAGATGAATCAGGTTTGGGTCTTCTTTAAGCTCATTGAAGTGCTGCTGGGCAGCGTGTGCATGTTCTTCCACATACGCGGCTCGACGTTCTGGCCCGAGCGTACTCCGCACGTGATCCTCTACTGCGCCACCTTTCTGTCCTTCGCAGTGCTAGCCGCCCTGGGGGCATTCCGGCTGATGCTGACCCGGAGTTCGGTGCTCTCCTCGCAGCTCCTGCTCACTCTGAGCGCCGTGATCGCGCACTACATCTGCGGCGTGCTGATAATGCGGACCGCCCTGCAGGACCCGCACCTGCCCGCCATCAACTCCAGCATCGAGTACCTGACGCACCCGCACTTCGCGCACTGCAAGCAGCAGAGCATCGCTGCGCTGATCACGGGCACCATGTACCTGATGCACATGTTCCATGTGTTCGACCTGCTGATGCGCATGGAGCCGGGCGACTGGCGACGCCAGGCGACAGGAGGAAAATTGTCGGACAGTTTGGAGGCTGAAGCGGGTCGCGCTGCCGGGCTGTTCGTGCTTTCCAAGCCGGTGGATGACTTTCTGTGCAGCTGCTGCCAGTGCTACCTAAAGCTGGCCTACTCCCAGCCCCTGCGCTTCCGGCTGAACGCGGAGGCGGAGCAGCCGCACTTTGTGGCCCGCATGTGGCAGGTTTTGGGGGAGGCGCGTAGGAAGTTCTTTTCCCTACATCATGTCGGCAGCGACGAGAGTTTCCTGTCCACGCCGACTATAACCAGCAGTGACTCGGATATCGTGCCGGTGGTCGACGAGTATTTGGTTTCAATGGAGGAGCAGGCCGGCAAACGCCACAGATCCGCTTCCACCTGGCGTGGCACCAGCGACTCCTCCAGCCTGTGGGCCCAGATCGAGGACAGAAGCAGTCTCAGCCCACCTTCAGCCAGGCCGAGTCAGAGCAGCGAAGCCACAATGAGACCGAGTGGAATGGATCGCAGGTTGAACCGGCGGGCAAACGCTTGGACCGACTCCGAGCCAAGGGAGAAGTCTGAGATTCTGCTGGTAGAGCAGGGTTCGAGTTACTCTCGCAGCAGAACGTTGAGCAATGCTGAGACGCTCCATAAGCCAAGACATGATGGACCAGTTAGGGAGACGGATAAAGAACCTCACAGGGAGTCGACGAAATCAACCCGAGATGAAAGACAAATTAGGGACACAGGTGAAAAACTCCGTAACATGTCAACTAAGTCAGAAGAAGACAGAGAACAAAATTTTGAGGATGCACGCGatgaaacaaaaagaaacgCGGAAATTTAAGGATAAAACTTATCTAAAAACAGACCGGAAGTAATTACGAAACACGAGGAATCTCAGGAACTctcatcaataataaaataaccagCATAAGCGTTGGAAGCGAAGATCAAGTTATCATTCATTAAGTTATTATTATAGCCAACACATAACTCTTTTACTGACTACTTAACTGTTACCAAACTAATcattaaatggaaaatgcaGTTTAAGATTGTATTCTTAATTATAACCCTTGGGGGAATGGATCTGAACACGTTCAAGGCGATTAACACGTGCGCACCCAGTCGGATGCCAAGCAAACAAAGCGTGTTCCAATTTTGAGTGAACAGATTCTGGAAATAAACATTTGACAAGTGGCATGTCAGCACATTTTTGGAACAACAAGTTCCCACTCTTTTTAAGTCATTTTTGGAGCAAATCCCTATCCGAAATTTAATTCACAGACTTGAATATTTTGTAGTCGTCAGCAAATAACTTAAATTCAGAATCTTTAATCAATGGCTTTTATCATTTGTAAAGATAATGAAGGGAAGCGGACCTAAGGCACTATCTTGAGGTAGGGCAAACGTTGCCACATTTCggttaaagaaaatttaattgcacTTTACTCTGTATAGTTGGTCATCTAAATAAGATTCAATCCAATTTAGCATTAAAGAGTGCAATCCCAATTAACATTGTGGCAGACTTTTCCAAAAGCTTTGGCAAAGTCGGTATAAAAACCACATCCACTCGATAGTGATCCAGAAAAGAATGGATGCAGAAATTATTGATCCTccacaaaatgtttaatgtgtAAACGCATGGGACCAAAAACGTAAATGTATGTCGAAAATCGAGTGGTGCCGACGGTAACGGATACGATTTGTAGCTATTCAAATCGAACCAGAGATCGCTGGCTTGACCACACGAACCGTCTGGCTAGACGTCTTGCTACAccattgggtcgacgacgtcTCCGCAGACGTCACCCGGCGGACCTGCGGATTATTGACCGTGATAGACACGGGAGCCTCCTTTAAAGTCACCGGAGTACTGACAAATGGCCTGCCCTGGAAAGAGAGCACCCAATACCCGAATATTTGGGATCTTTGGAACACTCATTAATACCATACACGAAAAcgtgttaaaatatatatttgccttctggcattattattataaaaaaaaaatgcactcTTAATCGAGCTAAGGAACTTTACGGAGTTTTTGTCAATGATGTCGAGACACTAAtaagcagcaaaaacaaaattgaatgcGATTTAAATTGACAACATAAAATTTCCATGTTTGGCTGTTTGATCAAACTGACCTGTATAAGAGAAACGTCTCCATTGGCCAGCAGATTGAGGGTTGCCAGCAGCATCCAGCCGCTACTGGTTTCCTCCGTGGTCTCCACCTCAAGAAACTTCACGATGGCAATGGACGCCGCTTCCGTGCTCTGGTTGGAGGCTCGCTTGCGGATTTCACTGACCATCAGACGGGACACTTGCTGGCAAAAGGCGACCACGTCCCAGAACTTTTCGCTCATGTCGTTTGCCGGGCAGCTGCTGAAGACCTGCAAAAATGGGCAGTTACCGACGATTCTATCCGTACGGACTGACTGTCTTACCTTGCAGAAGAGGGGCAGCATCTCGTAGAGCTTGCCGTCGCGCTCCTGCTCGCTTAGCGGTTCCCTCGGGTGGGTGTAGTCGTTGAAGAGCTTCTTAAGCGTGCTAAGGCTCACCAGGACGCGAGCGTCCATCAGGGCCTCCTCCCCCGATCGGCCGTTTGCGGCGGGAGTGGCGCCGAGATCCGGGGCGGACCTGTTGCCGCCGGGAGAACTGTTGGCCGTGGAggagctgccgctgctgccacTGACGCTGCCTGCGCCAGCCGCTCCGCGCAGCTTTCGCATTACGTTCATCTTTGTGTTGATTTATTAGAGGTGTGATCAGTCTGTGAAAGCAAGAATCAAGAAGATATTACCCTGAGATCTCGGTTAAAAAAACTCGGTTAATTTCACATTTCTAAGAAGGGTAGAGAAATATTTATCAACTGCAAAAATATCGAAATATTGAGTAGTGACTATTTTGTGGTTGTACTTGAAAGTAACTTATTCATTCATGGTTCGCGAAATTAAAACGCATGATTACACAATGAATTGATGTAGACTATTGAAGGGGGATGCTTACAACTTGGATACAAATCGTTTTTCTCGTTAAGATACAAATAGGTTTTCCATGGATACGAGGAGCGATTCTTACACACTCGaagttttgttattaattattcCGTTAAGGATTCAACAGATTGTGGACCTGACCCACAAGCTGAATTCCTCACTTGATTAAATTGTTTCGATAATTTAATTGATGACAATTTATTCGAGTCATAAAATCAGAGCCCTTCCCTAGCTAGATATATGTTTagtaaaaaaggaagtgcAATAGAAAACCATTTATACTACTCAGAAAATTCAGTTCTCAAGACATGTTAAGGATTTGTTAAAATTGGAGAAAAAATCGTAGCAGGCAATACCCAAAAATCCAACTAAAACTATATACTGTTTAAAGCGAAATTACAACCCTCAGTAAACTTTAGTTTccaagaaaaatttaaatatattaccTTGAAGACATGTTTTTTAAAGGCAAGAAATTGTGTAAAATCAGagattttaacttttttgtcaTGTTCCAAAGACATGGAAATTAAAGGTGTGTGTAGGTAACCCCAATTATAAGGGCTATACCGCTGAAACACAAGTTTTAAAGAGACTTTTACTCAGGAGCACCAATTtaatatggaaaagtacaatcGGTTCGTGGAAATTTCAAGAAGTTCGATTTTGTGTCCCTGTGTAATATAAGCCCTAATGGGTTTTCCCTATAAGTCACTTTGGAGAACTAATCATATGAATCGCACAGTGTTCGGTGTTTCATTTAGGctattaagaaataatttttcatccaacttaataaaattaaaaataataataaatatatagtcCAATTCATAAGATATAAATGCATTATAGGGTGCTATGTTCGTTATTTTCTTAATCGTTTACAATCTAGCAGCAAAAAAGAAATCCTAGtcttcaattaaaaacaaaatgaatatATGAATTGGTGAATTGGTGAATGTGCTATTCTCGTGGCCACCACTGTGCATCTGCAGTTCAAAACAATCCAGCAGGTGGTTTATAATACAGTGGAATCGCACTTATTCAAAATGTaagtacatatatgtatgtaaccGGCCATTGTATGTTCATATACAAATGTATGTGTGCATATCGTTGCAAGGTATAAGATTTTAGCGATTTATTTGCACAGCACTGACAACAGCACAAAACACTTTCAATTCAGCTGCTTAATTGGTTCTTAAATCACATCATCGCACATTGCAGTTAGCGTTATTGCTTGTTTTCGCAGCTATTCTATTTCTGTTGCCGCCGCCTTAATTAGCGGCCCACTGGAGGTGAGTCACGTAAAAAGTGCCACCATTGTACTCCAAGCgattatttactttttgggAGTGAATGAACGTGCGAACATTGCCGCCGTGTGCGAGTGTTTGCTACTGGGGATTCAGCAACATTGTCAGCAAATATTTGCGGGGGAGCCAGCTGTTCGACGTTTACTTATTGCGCACTTGTTTGTTTACTTCAACTTGGCTCCCGTTTGGAGTGTTTCTCTGGCGTTTCAGTCATTTTCGACCAACGCATTTGGGGCAGCTAACGGCCCGGctgctttgttgttgcttttcgGGTTCCGTTTGGCCCACTCTTTCGTAGTCGGTCTTTGTTTTGCTCGATTCAATCGCGCTTGCACgacaattttattgatttttcttcCTCTCTCTCGTAGCTCGCTCTCTTCCTCTTTTTGCCACCCGCCCCTTTCCCCATCCAGCAGCAGGTCGAAGTTGAAAATTTTCACAGACAGTTTTGTTGCTTATTCCACGGATTCGCCACTTACTATTACTGTTCGTCGCCAGCATTGTGTTTCTTGTGTGAGTTCTCACTAATTTGGACTTTTAAAGCACTCGTTTTACATCTTGTTTTTTGAGTGAAAAAGTGAAACGACTTTTTCGTCTGTACTCTCTTTTCGTTCTTCGGATAAGTGTTGTTAAGCGTCGCTGGCGGATCAGCTGTGCACAATTCGCTACCACCGCCGCCAGTGTTGGCTACCGACTGCCACCAGGATTGCACTTGGATGTGTAATCGGCGGCCTAGCTcacaaattcaaaaatcaaCGTAACTGATAGCAGTAAGGTTAGACCTTTTCACATTGCAAATTAAtaaaggttttaatttttattttatgatttttattaagaatttttgAAGAAGTagtaaagtatttttaacTTCTAAAACCAGGgggcaaaatcaattataataatttttaaatcaaaaaatctaCAAACAATCTACTAATCTAAATCTAAATCTACAATCTAAATCTTGTTTCGTAGTTTTCCAGTGTAGActtttaatacccttgcagagggttttataaatttagtcagaagtttgtaacgcagtgaatCAGAcattccgaccctataaagaatGTAAATTCATTATCAGCATAAC
It includes:
- the LOC128253151 gene encoding uncharacterized protein LOC128253151 produces the protein MNQVWVFFKLIEVLLGSVCMFFHIRGSTFWPERTPHVILYCATFLSFAVLAALGAFRLMLTRSSVLSSQLLLTLSAVIAHYICGVLIMRTALQDPHLPAINSSIEYLTHPHFAHCKQQSIAALITGTMYLMHMFHVFDLLMRMEPGDWRRQATGGKLSDSLEAEAGRAAGLFVLSKPVDDFLCSCCQCYLKLAYSQPLRFRLNAEAEQPHFVARMWQVLGEARRKFFSLHHVGSDESFLSTPTITSSDSDIVPVVDEYLVSMEEQAGKRHRSASTWRGTSDSSSLWAQIEDRSSLSPPSARPSQSSEATMRPSGMDRRLNRRANAWTDSEPREKSEILLVEQGSSYSRSRTLSNAETLHKPRHDGPVRETDKEPHRESTKSTRDERQIRDTGEKLRNMSTKSEEDREQNFEDARDETKRNAEI